The genomic window GCATGTCTACCAGCGCCGTACACAGTTCGCCCCTCTGTTCGGAGCTGAAAAATTCAGCCGCTTTGCCGGAATGAAGGTCATGCAAAGTGCCCAAATATTCTTTGAATTCGGCGTATTTTTCTTGAGCCGCTTCGCTCAAATTCGGCAACAAGAAATGCTCACCCAGCTCTTGTTCGGCGGCTTCCAAAAATTCTTTATAGGCCTGATTCCACGGCCAAACCTCATAACCAAAGCCGATCATTATGTCCTCAACCTTTGTAACCGGCAGATTGGGCTGTGACTCCAGCGCGCCCAGTTCGGCTTTCATTTTTAAATTCATATCAGCCGGAAAAAGCGGCGGCAGATGTTCGTATAAATATCGGAAAATTTTTACAGTTGATTGCATATGCGATAAATTGCTATGCCGGCGGCGACGCTGACGTTTAAACTGGTTTTCTTGCCTTTCATCGGGATCTCAACCGCCTCATCACAATATTTTAATAAAGATTTAGTCACGCCGGTTTTTTCATTGCCGACAATGAGCGCAATTGGAAACTTCGGTTTCCATTTAAAAATGTCTTTGCTGGTTTTGGTGTGTTCCAGCGCCACTATATTATACCCTTCTTTCTTTAATTGTTTAAGCAACCTTCCGGCTTGCTTAAAATATTGCCAAGATACCGACTTTTCCGCACCCAGGGAAACTTTGTCTACCTGCGGATGCGGCGGACAGGGCGTGTAGCCGGTTAAATATATTTTATCAACCCCGGCGCCATCGGCGGTACGAAACATGGCGCCGACATTATGACCACTGCGGATGTTGGGGATAACAAGAACAAACTTCATATTATTTAATTTTTGTTACCCACAAACTCTGCCCGGCGCATAAGGCCACAGCCAACGCGTCGGCCGCGTCATCCGATTTTATTTTTTCTTTAATTCCCAAGATCATGGCCACAATTTTTTGCATCTGCTGTTTTTCCGCCCGGCCATAACCGGTCACGGCTTGTTTGACCTGCAAAGGAGTGAACTCATCAACCGGCAATTTGTTTTCTACGGCCGTAAGCAGTATCACGCCTCTCGCCTGCCCGACTTCAATGGCGGTTTTTAAATTCTTGAAAAAAAATAGTTCCTCAACAGCCATCCGCGTTGGTTTATATTTTTTTATTAAACCAACCAACTCTTCATGCACTTGGGCCAAACGGTCAACAAATGTTTTTTTAGGTGAGGTTTCAATACAGCCAAAAGCAACCGGAGTCCACTCTCTCCCTTTTCCTTTGGTCACGACGCCATAACCCACCCGGCCAAACCCGGGGTCAATTCCAAGAATAATTTCGTTTTGCATAAACTAGACCGCAAAATTAAACCGCATTGGTGTAGTAATCGCTCACATCATCGTTTTCCTCAAAACTGGCAAAAAGCCGCTCCAATTTACTTCTTATCTCATCACTCACCGGCACCTTGTCTTTGGCCACCCATTCTAAACCGGATTCAGCCGGTTCAATGCCCAGTTCTTTCACCTTGTTCAAGACCTTTTGAAAATTTTCCATTTTGGTTTTGATATCTATTTGATCTTCGCTGTCCTCAAGGTCCTCGGCCCCGGCATCAATCATTTGTAAATCAAAATCATCTCGCGAAACTTTCCCGGATAATTTATTTTTATCAATGGTAATTATGCCCAGCTGTTCAAACATCCACATCACACTGCCCGCTCCGCCCATTGACCCGCCGGCGTCAGCAAAAAGATGTTTTATGTCCGAAACCGTCCGGTTTTTATTGTCAGTTAAAACTTTAACCAACACGGCCACTCCGCCCGGTCCATAACCCTCATAAATTACTTCTTCAATTTGCGCGCCACCCAGCTCGCCGGTGCCTTTTTTAATCGCTCTTTCAATATTATCTTTCGGCATCCCGACGGCTTTGGCTTTTTCAATGGATAAACGCAAAGAAAAATTGGCCGCCGGATCACCGCCGCCTCTGGCCGCTATGGAGATAATTTTGCTCATTTTAGAAAACTGGCTGCTTCTGATTGCGTCCTGTTTGCCCTTCCTTCCCTGGATGTTGTGCCATTTGGAATGACCGCTCATATGTTTGGAAAATTAAATTTTTTCATGAAGTCCGCCCTTTGCTGGCCGTTCATCAATTGCGGCTGGGATTTTTGCGAATAAAACGGAAAAACATAAACCTTTTTTACGCCGTTTTCACCAAAGATCAAACCAACACTGATTCCCTCCTGTGTCTCCGGTGAAAAATACTGGTCAAAAATAAAATTTCCCAATGAATAAAAGATCGGCTTATCTTTATACATCTCCATTTCTTCAACCACGTGCGGATGACCGCCGATAACCGCGTCCGCGCCCTTATCAATCAACCAATGCGCCAAATACTGCTGGTTTTCATTTGAATGATCCTTATATTCAACGCCCCAATGAGTATCTATTATAACATAATCAGCCGATTTTTTTGCCTCAACCATTGCTTTCTCAACTTCAGACAGATTCAAGGTATGATCAGTATTATTTAAACCGATAAAAGCAATTTTATACCCGCCGACATCGCCAATCCACGAATACTCCGGCCCTTCCCGAAGCTCATCGCCAAAATAATTTAAACCGGCGGCTGATAAAACTGTTTTAGTAAAATCCAAATTGCTCCAACCCATATCTATGGCGTGATTATTGGCCAGATCTAAAAGCCCAAACCCGTAATTTTTCAGTTGCGGCGCTAGTAACGGATCAAATCTAAAAGCGATTGATTTTGAAGTTTTTATACGCGCCGGCGCAAACGGTCCTTCCAAGTTGGCGCCCATTAAATCCGTTCCCCAAAAAAATCTATTTTCCTGGGCTTTTAGTTTTGCAAAAATATAATCCAAACCGGATGTAGCCATGGCTTTGGCCACATTTCTATCCAGCATTATATCTCCGAAAAATTGTAACGCCACCTCCGGTTTTTCGGTTGCCTGCCCCGGTGAAAAATAGCCGATCACATGGCTGGTTGTTTCTTGCAAATCCGGCTGGCCGACTATATCGGCGCTGTTGGTGTGTGAAACCAAATTAAATTTTTCCACGCCTTTTAATTGATTATATTTCATTAACAGATATAAACTGCTCTGGCTATCAATTTCCAATTTATCAACCTGGGAAATGTTCCCGCTCGCCAGAGTGTTGATTGACAGATCATCATGAAAATTTGCCACTTCTTTGGGTAAATAATGAGAAAAATCAACACTGGCCAAAACTATAGAATTTTTTGGTAAATATTTTATAAGCTGATCGGACAAATTATCCAATTCGGATTTATTAATATCGTTTTTTAAAATAATCGGAATAATTTTTGCGTCCGGCCAAATCCGTTTTAAAAACGGCACATCCGAAGAAATGCTCCACTCGCCGTCAATAATATCATCATTAATTTTTACAACGCCGGCAGTGGATAAATTTTTGATAATTTTTTCATCAGTTTTTAAGACCCCATAAGGTGTCTGCCAATCATAAACTCCGGACACGATTTGATCCGGACCTCTTTGTAAATGATTTGGTCCAATCAAAACAATGGTCTGTGGATGCTGATCGGATAATCCTTTAACAAAATTGGCAATGTATTTACCGGCCACTAAATGGTGCGGAATCACTCCGGATATCGCCTGCTCACCGGTTTTTTCAGTTGAGGTGGCTTGTTTAAAAAAATTTTCATACAGATCCAGGTCGGATGAGTAGCTTTTATGAAAATTAGAAATTGGAAAATTTACGCCGGCTTGTTTGGCTTCCCCTGTTTTTTCCGAAATTCTTTCACTTTTTCCGGCATAAAAATAGCCGAACAGGCCGACACCGATGGCTAAAATAAACACCACCGCAATAATAATTTTTTCTTTCATAATATGCTTATTCTACCCTGAAATAAGGGAAAAATCAAATCGTTGTGTTAAAACAAAAGAGGGGAAAGAAATAGTTCTTCCCCCTCTTTTTCAATTCAATTTTTACTGCTTAAACCCGGTTCCTGCCGGAATCAACCGGCCAATAATCACGTTCTCTTTCAAACCTTCTAAGTAGTCAATCTTGCCGGTGATAGCAGTGTTAATTAGCACACGGGCTGTTTCCTGGAACGAAGCCGCGGATAAGAAACTCTGGGTGGACAAAGCTACGCGGCTGATACCCAAGAACATTTCGCGACCGGTCGCTTCTCTGCCGCCTTCTTTTTTGACCTGGCGGTTGGAGAATTCCAGCTGGGCTTTTTCTACGACCTCACCCGGAAGCAGATCAGTATCACCGGCATCTTCAACATAAATACGGCTAAACATCTGGCGGATGATTAATTCCACGTGTTTGTCATTAACCTTCTGACCTTGGGAAGAATAAATATGCTGGACTTCCTGCAAAATATATCTTTGCACGGCCTCGCGTCCTTTCAGTTCAAACAATTGATGCGGATTAATACTGCCGTCGGTCAAAACATCACCCTGTTCAACTTTGTCGCCGGTTTTTACCATCAATTTATATCCCAACGGAATAATATATTCGCGCGTGTGCGGGCCTTCGTAAGTTAGGGTGATGGTATTTTTCTCAATCTTTATGCTTCCGGAATACTTGGCCATAATTTC from Patescibacteria group bacterium includes these protein-coding regions:
- a CDS encoding RNA methyltransferase, which gives rise to MKFVLVIPNIRSGHNVGAMFRTADGAGVDKIYLTGYTPCPPHPQVDKVSLGAEKSVSWQYFKQAGRLLKQLKKEGYNIVALEHTKTSKDIFKWKPKFPIALIVGNEKTGVTKSLLKYCDEAVEIPMKGKKTSLNVSVAAGIAIYRICNQL
- the ruvC gene encoding crossover junction endodeoxyribonuclease RuvC, whose protein sequence is MQNEIILGIDPGFGRVGYGVVTKGKGREWTPVAFGCIETSPKKTFVDRLAQVHEELVGLIKKYKPTRMAVEELFFFKNLKTAIEVGQARGVILLTAVENKLPVDEFTPLQVKQAVTGYGRAEKQQMQKIVAMILGIKEKIKSDDAADALAVALCAGQSLWVTKIK
- a CDS encoding YebC/PmpR family DNA-binding transcriptional regulator; translation: MSGHSKWHNIQGRKGKQDAIRSSQFSKMSKIISIAARGGGDPAANFSLRLSIEKAKAVGMPKDNIERAIKKGTGELGGAQIEEVIYEGYGPGGVAVLVKVLTDNKNRTVSDIKHLFADAGGSMGGAGSVMWMFEQLGIITIDKNKLSGKVSRDDFDLQMIDAGAEDLEDSEDQIDIKTKMENFQKVLNKVKELGIEPAESGLEWVAKDKVPVSDEIRSKLERLFASFEENDDVSDYYTNAV
- the amrB gene encoding AmmeMemoRadiSam system protein B; this encodes MKEKIIIAVVFILAIGVGLFGYFYAGKSERISEKTGEAKQAGVNFPISNFHKSYSSDLDLYENFFKQATSTEKTGEQAISGVIPHHLVAGKYIANFVKGLSDQHPQTIVLIGPNHLQRGPDQIVSGVYDWQTPYGVLKTDEKIIKNLSTAGVVKINDDIIDGEWSISSDVPFLKRIWPDAKIIPIILKNDINKSELDNLSDQLIKYLPKNSIVLASVDFSHYLPKEVANFHDDLSINTLASGNISQVDKLEIDSQSSLYLLMKYNQLKGVEKFNLVSHTNSADIVGQPDLQETTSHVIGYFSPGQATEKPEVALQFFGDIMLDRNVAKAMATSGLDYIFAKLKAQENRFFWGTDLMGANLEGPFAPARIKTSKSIAFRFDPLLAPQLKNYGFGLLDLANNHAIDMGWSNLDFTKTVLSAAGLNYFGDELREGPEYSWIGDVGGYKIAFIGLNNTDHTLNLSEVEKAMVEAKKSADYVIIDTHWGVEYKDHSNENQQYLAHWLIDKGADAVIGGHPHVVEEMEMYKDKPIFYSLGNFIFDQYFSPETQEGISVGLIFGENGVKKVYVFPFYSQKSQPQLMNGQQRADFMKKFNFPNI